Proteins encoded within one genomic window of Flavobacterium sp. NG2:
- a CDS encoding ABC-F family ATP-binding cassette domain-containing protein encodes MLNIHNLSVSFGGTYLFEEVTFRLGAGDRVGLVGKNGAGKSTMLKMLAGDFKPDSGVISQEKDVRMGFLRQDIDFEQGRTVLEEAYEAFTEIKIVEKKLEEINHQLVTRTDYESEEYSKIIEDLSDYTHRFDLLGGYNYVGDTEKILLGLGFKREVFNNQTETFSGGWRMRIELAKLLLQANDVLLLDEPTNHLDIESIIWLENFLRNYPGVVVIVSHDKMFLDNVTNRTIEISLGKAYDFNKPYSQYLELRHEIREKQLATQKNQAKKIEETEKLIEKFRAKASKASMAQSLIKKLDKVERIEVDEDDNSVMNISFPVSKEPGRVVIEAENVTKKYGDKTILKDINLLVERGSKIAFVGQNGQGKSTFIKAIVDEFEYQGNIKLGHNVQLGYFAQNQAEYLDGEITLLQTMEDAAADTNRMKVRDMLGSFLFRGDDVEKKVKVLSGGERNRLALCKLLLQPINVLLMDEPTNHLDIKSKNVLKAALQKFGGTLLLVSHDRDFLQGMSNLVYEFKDQKIKEYLGDINYFLEQRNLENMREVEKKDAQKAVAPKESNKASYEDQKKSKALNNKLSKIESQIKQLEKDIQNNDKMLESNYDKHIEDAAFFKAYNKKKEDLDQLLLDWEIVQEEIDNL; translated from the coding sequence ATGCTTAATATACACAATTTATCGGTTTCGTTTGGGGGTACTTATTTGTTCGAAGAAGTAACATTTAGGTTAGGTGCTGGAGATCGAGTAGGACTTGTAGGGAAGAATGGAGCAGGGAAATCAACCATGTTAAAAATGTTAGCAGGTGATTTTAAACCTGATTCAGGAGTTATTTCACAAGAGAAAGATGTTAGAATGGGTTTTCTTCGTCAAGATATTGATTTCGAACAAGGAAGAACCGTTCTTGAAGAAGCTTATGAAGCTTTTACAGAGATTAAAATTGTCGAAAAAAAATTAGAGGAAATCAACCACCAATTGGTCACTCGTACCGATTATGAAAGTGAAGAATACTCTAAAATAATAGAAGATTTATCGGATTACACCCATCGTTTTGACCTTTTAGGAGGGTATAATTATGTAGGTGATACCGAAAAAATCCTTTTAGGACTTGGTTTTAAAAGAGAAGTATTTAACAATCAAACCGAGACTTTCTCAGGAGGTTGGAGAATGCGTATTGAATTAGCGAAGTTGCTTTTGCAGGCCAATGATGTATTGTTGCTGGATGAGCCTACTAACCACTTGGATATTGAGAGTATCATTTGGTTAGAAAATTTCTTGCGTAATTATCCTGGTGTTGTTGTAATTGTTTCTCACGATAAAATGTTCCTAGATAATGTTACGAATAGAACAATTGAAATTTCGCTTGGTAAAGCATATGATTTCAATAAGCCGTATTCGCAATACTTAGAATTACGTCATGAAATTCGCGAAAAACAATTGGCTACTCAAAAAAATCAAGCCAAGAAAATTGAAGAAACGGAGAAGTTAATAGAAAAGTTCCGTGCCAAAGCTTCGAAAGCTTCTATGGCCCAATCTTTAATCAAGAAATTAGACAAAGTAGAGCGAATAGAAGTTGATGAAGATGATAATTCGGTGATGAATATCTCTTTTCCTGTTTCCAAAGAACCGGGTAGAGTAGTAATCGAAGCCGAAAATGTAACCAAAAAATATGGTGATAAAACCATTTTAAAAGACATCAATTTATTGGTAGAAAGAGGAAGTAAAATTGCCTTTGTGGGTCAAAATGGTCAAGGTAAATCTACTTTCATAAAAGCTATTGTTGACGAATTCGAATACCAAGGTAATATCAAGTTAGGTCATAACGTACAGTTAGGTTATTTTGCTCAAAATCAAGCGGAATATCTTGATGGCGAAATTACATTGCTTCAAACCATGGAAGATGCCGCAGCGGATACCAATAGAATGAAAGTTCGTGACATGCTAGGGTCTTTCTTGTTCCGCGGGGATGATGTAGAGAAAAAAGTGAAAGTTCTTTCTGGAGGGGAACGTAATCGTTTAGCTTTGTGTAAATTGCTGTTGCAACCTATCAACGTCTTGCTGATGGATGAGCCTACCAATCACTTGGATATCAAATCCAAGAACGTATTGAAAGCAGCACTCCAAAAATTTGGTGGCACTTTACTTTTAGTATCACACGATAGAGATTTCCTGCAGGGGATGTCAAACCTGGTTTATGAATTCAAAGACCAAAAAATAAAAGAATATTTGGGAGATATCAACTATTTCTTAGAGCAACGCAACCTTGAAAATATGCGTGAAGTCGAGAAAAAAGATGCTCAAAAAGCAGTAGCTCCTAAGGAAAGCAATAAAGCATCTTACGAAGACCAAAAAAAATCAAAAGCACTAAATAATAAACTCAGCAAAATTGAAAGTCAAATCAAACAATTAGAGAAAGACATTCAAAACAATGATAAAATGCTGGAGTCTAACTACGATAAGCATATTGAAGACGCAGCATTCTTTAAGGCTTACAATAAGAAAAAAGAAGATTTAGATCAATTGTTACTTGATTGGGAAATCGTTCAAGAAGAGATAGATAATTTGTAG
- a CDS encoding pirin family protein — protein MATTVIHPANTRGNANHGWLNAYHSFSFANYYNPDRNQFGVLRVLNDDTIAAGMGFGTHPHNNMEIITIPFEGDLAHKDSMGNEATIKTGDVQVMSAGSGIQHSEFNPNAEQQTKLFQIWLFPNKKDVTPRYQQITLDATKQKNDFAQILSPNADDEGVWIHQDAWFFMADFDKDFSKTYRLKKSGNGVYLIVISGSITVDGKELNTRDAIGVTDFETVDIQAQSNAKFLLMEIPMNY, from the coding sequence ATGGCAACTACAGTTATACACCCAGCAAATACAAGAGGAAATGCAAACCACGGATGGCTTAATGCGTATCACAGTTTTAGCTTTGCAAACTATTATAATCCAGATAGAAATCAGTTTGGTGTCTTACGCGTTTTAAACGATGATACTATTGCAGCAGGAATGGGTTTTGGCACACATCCTCATAACAATATGGAGATTATCACGATTCCGTTTGAAGGTGATTTGGCACACAAAGACAGCATGGGCAACGAAGCCACAATAAAAACTGGTGATGTTCAGGTGATGAGTGCTGGTTCAGGAATTCAACATTCAGAATTCAACCCTAACGCTGAACAACAAACCAAATTATTTCAAATCTGGTTGTTTCCAAATAAAAAAGACGTAACACCTCGTTACCAACAAATCACTTTGGATGCAACCAAACAAAAAAATGATTTTGCTCAAATTTTATCACCGAATGCAGATGATGAAGGGGTTTGGATTCATCAAGATGCTTGGTTCTTTATGGCTGATTTCGACAAAGACTTTAGTAAAACTTATCGTTTAAAAAAATCAGGAAATGGTGTGTATCTTATTGTAATTTCAGGAAGCATCACCGTTGATGGAAAAGAATTAAACACTAGAGACGCTATTGGAGTAACCGATTTTGAAACAGTTGACATACAAGCACAATCAAACGCTAAATTTTTATTAATGGAAATCCCTATGAACTACTAA
- a CDS encoding FAD-binding oxidoreductase, which translates to MIDFLIVGSGLAGISFSEIALLNGKSIMVLDNDSLSSSKVAGGLYNPVILKRFSEVWNAKAQLDLMIPFYNRIESKLSIQFDFKKPILRKFFSIEEQNNWFAASDKPSLAPFLSLRLIKDKFAGIDSPYDYGEVLCTGYVDTASLLGNYRDYLKMNNWFLNETFEHDVLILKEDCITYKDIEARNIVFAEGFGMHANPYFNHLPLDGTKGELFIIKAPNLKLDVIVNTSVFILPLGNDLFKVGATYNWKDKTDLPTEEGKKELIERIEEILSCDFEIIEHFAGVRPTVRDRRPLVGTHPDYKNVHLLNGLGTRGVMLGPAMAKALFDAIENGVPLDKEIDIKRIKPKNFIR; encoded by the coding sequence ATGATTGATTTTTTGATTGTTGGTTCAGGTTTAGCGGGAATTTCTTTTTCTGAAATTGCTTTGTTAAATGGAAAATCTATTATGGTTTTAGATAATGATTCTCTAAGTTCATCTAAAGTCGCTGGAGGTCTTTATAATCCTGTAATTTTAAAGCGTTTTAGTGAAGTTTGGAATGCTAAAGCACAATTAGACTTGATGATTCCTTTTTATAACCGAATTGAGAGTAAATTATCAATTCAGTTTGATTTTAAGAAGCCTATATTAAGAAAATTTTTTTCAATAGAAGAACAAAATAATTGGTTCGCAGCTTCGGACAAACCCAGTTTAGCTCCTTTTTTATCTTTACGTTTAATTAAGGATAAGTTTGCAGGTATTGATTCTCCTTATGATTATGGTGAAGTATTATGTACTGGATATGTGGATACAGCTAGTTTGTTGGGAAATTATCGTGACTATTTAAAAATGAATAATTGGTTTCTAAATGAAACTTTTGAGCATGATGTTTTAATTTTAAAAGAGGATTGCATTACATACAAGGATATTGAGGCTAGGAATATTGTGTTTGCTGAAGGTTTTGGAATGCATGCTAATCCATATTTCAATCATTTGCCACTTGATGGAACGAAAGGGGAATTGTTTATCATCAAAGCCCCTAATCTAAAATTAGATGTTATTGTTAATACTAGTGTTTTTATTTTGCCGTTAGGAAATGATTTGTTTAAAGTAGGTGCAACATACAATTGGAAAGATAAAACAGATTTACCTACAGAAGAAGGGAAAAAAGAATTAATAGAAAGAATTGAAGAAATTTTAAGTTGTGATTTCGAAATTATAGAGCACTTTGCAGGTGTTCGTCCTACTGTTCGTGACCGTCGACCTTTAGTAGGAACTCATCCAGATTATAAGAATGTACATTTACTTAATGGATTAGGTACAAGAGGAGTGATGTTAGGTCCAGCAATGGCTAAAGCGCTATTTGATGCTATCGAAAATGGAGTTCCATTAGATAAAGAAATAGATATTAAGCGAATTAAGCCTAAAAACTTTATTCGATAA
- a CDS encoding DUF1761 domain-containing protein yields MEINFLVLLAAAASTLVVGFIWYNPKVFGTIWMKESGMTEEKMKGANMAFIFGMSVFYAFLIAMVIQMLSIHQWGAVSMVGGDPSLAKPSFDAFMADYGTSFRTFKHGVFHGLLTGLFLAMPIIATNSLYERKSWKYTLISAGYWTVSFMLMGGIICAWA; encoded by the coding sequence ATGGAAATTAATTTTTTAGTACTATTAGCAGCAGCAGCTTCAACTTTAGTAGTTGGTTTTATTTGGTATAATCCAAAAGTATTTGGAACTATTTGGATGAAAGAATCAGGGATGACAGAGGAAAAAATGAAAGGTGCAAATATGGCCTTTATCTTTGGTATGTCAGTGTTTTATGCTTTTTTAATCGCAATGGTAATTCAAATGCTTAGTATTCACCAATGGGGAGCTGTGAGTATGGTTGGTGGAGATCCTAGTTTAGCAAAACCATCCTTTGATGCATTTATGGCTGATTACGGAACTTCTTTCCGCACTTTTAAACATGGTGTTTTTCACGGCTTACTAACAGGATTATTTTTAGCAATGCCAATTATAGCAACCAATTCTTTATACGAAAGAAAGAGCTGGAAATACACTTTAATTTCAGCAGGATATTGGACAGTAAGCTTTATGTTGATGGGAGGAATAATTTGTGCATGGGCATAA
- a CDS encoding DUF983 domain-containing protein produces the protein MLKKGSKLNSILTGTCPKCQNESMYQDKNPLHLSNVLKMNEDCSHCGLHYQIEPSFFYGAMYVSYGLNVAIGIGSFIISYVILDATIKTSFLAIIITLILLGPFVLRWSRNIYINMFVSYDKDAILKK, from the coding sequence ATGTTAAAAAAAGGATCCAAACTAAATAGCATTTTAACAGGAACTTGTCCGAAATGCCAAAATGAAAGCATGTATCAGGACAAAAACCCTCTACATTTAAGTAATGTCTTAAAAATGAACGAAGATTGTAGTCATTGTGGATTACACTATCAAATCGAACCTTCATTTTTTTATGGTGCTATGTATGTTAGTTATGGTCTTAATGTTGCTATTGGAATTGGTTCTTTTATAATTTCATATGTAATACTAGATGCAACAATAAAAACTTCTTTTCTCGCAATCATCATAACCCTTATTTTACTAGGTCCTTTTGTATTACGATGGTCAAGAAATATTTACATTAATATGTTTGTTTCCTATGATAAGGATGCGATATTAAAAAAATAA
- a CDS encoding 4a-hydroxytetrahydrobiopterin dehydratase has protein sequence MDTYNEITAQPLLINLLDWKYNNQGIEKKFVFKNFNQALAFIVQVGVLAEKANHHPELFNVYNKVNIRLSTHDANGLTDKDFNLAKAIEQI, from the coding sequence ATGGATACGTATAACGAAATAACAGCCCAACCTTTGTTGATCAATTTATTAGATTGGAAATATAATAATCAAGGTATTGAAAAGAAATTTGTTTTTAAAAATTTCAATCAGGCACTTGCTTTCATCGTTCAGGTTGGTGTCTTGGCAGAAAAGGCAAATCATCATCCTGAATTATTTAATGTTTACAATAAAGTGAATATTAGGTTGTCTACTCATGATGCCAATGGACTTACAGATAAAGATTTTAATTTAGCCAAAGCAATTGAGCAAATTTGA
- a CDS encoding App1 family protein, which yields MKPILKLYRGYANEQELIVMGHVFKPTNRKDYDFLSRKFKNAKATINMFRIKTQANADVYLMHDNIRIHTKTLDDGYFKFCIPLSQKNYGWIEYEVSIVYKNQTIVCKENYNRPKEGDLGIISDIDDTFLVSYTKSPVKKIYHLLFKNVMKRKIFEDVVPHYQALSLAGRTNPNERNTFFYVSSSEWNLYRFIVKFTEIHQLPKAVLLLKDIKTSIKSFFWTGRGQKHNHKFEKIKHILEFYPNLKYVLLGDDTQEDARLYEAICKIFPLSIKAVYIRQTGSSQKAHITTILTNITTLNVKVCYFKNSAEAIEHSKAIGLIA from the coding sequence ATGAAACCTATTTTAAAACTTTATCGTGGTTATGCCAACGAACAGGAATTAATAGTCATGGGACATGTTTTTAAACCTACTAATAGAAAAGATTATGATTTTCTATCCAGAAAATTTAAAAACGCAAAGGCTACTATTAATATGTTCCGAATTAAAACGCAAGCCAATGCTGATGTGTACCTTATGCATGATAACATACGAATTCACACAAAAACGTTAGATGACGGTTATTTTAAATTTTGCATCCCTTTAAGTCAAAAAAATTATGGTTGGATTGAATACGAAGTTAGTATTGTTTACAAAAATCAAACAATAGTATGTAAAGAAAATTATAACCGACCTAAAGAAGGAGATTTAGGTATCATCTCTGATATTGATGACACTTTTTTGGTTTCTTACACTAAAAGTCCTGTCAAGAAAATCTATCATTTACTATTTAAAAATGTAATGAAGAGAAAAATTTTTGAAGATGTTGTCCCTCACTATCAAGCCTTAAGTCTGGCTGGAAGAACAAATCCAAATGAGCGCAATACTTTTTTCTATGTTTCGAGTAGTGAATGGAATTTATACCGATTTATTGTAAAATTCACTGAAATCCATCAACTCCCAAAAGCAGTACTACTACTTAAAGATATTAAAACGAGTATAAAAAGTTTTTTTTGGACAGGAAGAGGCCAGAAGCACAATCATAAATTTGAAAAAATAAAGCATATTCTCGAATTTTATCCGAATCTTAAATATGTCTTATTGGGTGACGACACTCAAGAAGATGCTCGCCTCTATGAGGCCATTTGCAAAATATTTCCACTTAGCATCAAAGCTGTTTACATAAGGCAGACAGGAAGCTCTCAAAAAGCACATATAACAACAATACTAACCAACATCACTACTTTGAATGTAAAAGTATGTTATTTTAAAAATAGTGCTGAAGCCATTGAACATTCTAAAGCCATAGGGTTGATTGCCTAA
- a CDS encoding 8-amino-7-oxononanoate synthase has protein sequence MKDHYSLQIYSSTDNLPKEWDHLASKNIFLSKDYLNILEKAAPINMICHFIGIFKEEQLVGISLSQFINLTNVNSLGDRDHCFKTMVKNFLFKKLISNVLIIGNNMLTGQNCYSFSNTISTKEGLIQLNNATQELRDLFKKRKIKIHLTVFKDFLIPDSKKFKMDEFKRYYHFNTQPNMIFNIKESWHSIDDYIADLNKKYRDQYKRARKKAECIEKKKLSLSEITQYHAKINELYLNVAENAPFNTFYLCENHFEVFKEKLHDNFLFYGYFLEDELIGFNTLIKNGQDIDTYFLGYNHKHQREKMLYLNMLYDMIGYSIKKKYKRIIFARTALEIKSSVGAIPIEMNGLIQHENYFLNLLMAKSFAYFEPKTEWIERNPFK, from the coding sequence TTGAAAGATCATTATTCTTTACAAATATATTCCTCGACAGATAATCTTCCTAAAGAGTGGGATCATTTGGCTTCAAAAAACATCTTCCTTTCGAAAGACTATTTAAACATCTTAGAAAAAGCAGCTCCAATAAATATGATTTGTCATTTTATAGGAATATTCAAAGAGGAACAATTGGTTGGCATCTCATTATCACAATTTATAAATTTAACTAATGTCAATTCTTTAGGAGATCGCGACCACTGTTTCAAAACTATGGTTAAAAATTTCTTGTTCAAAAAATTAATTTCCAATGTACTCATTATAGGAAACAATATGTTGACTGGACAAAATTGCTATAGCTTTAGCAATACCATTTCAACAAAAGAAGGGCTCATTCAACTGAATAATGCTACTCAAGAACTGCGTGATTTATTCAAAAAAAGAAAAATCAAAATTCATCTTACTGTTTTTAAGGATTTTTTGATACCTGATTCAAAGAAATTCAAAATGGATGAATTCAAAAGGTATTATCATTTCAACACACAGCCTAATATGATTTTTAACATCAAAGAATCATGGCATTCTATTGATGACTATATAGCTGATTTAAATAAAAAATACCGCGATCAATATAAAAGAGCACGCAAAAAAGCTGAATGCATTGAGAAAAAGAAATTATCCCTTTCAGAAATTACACAATATCACGCTAAGATTAATGAACTGTACCTAAATGTAGCCGAAAATGCTCCTTTCAACACTTTTTATTTATGCGAAAATCATTTTGAAGTATTCAAAGAAAAACTCCACGACAACTTTTTATTTTATGGCTACTTCCTCGAAGACGAACTCATAGGATTTAATACGCTAATTAAAAACGGACAAGATATTGATACGTACTTTTTAGGATACAATCACAAACACCAAAGAGAAAAGATGTTGTATCTGAATATGCTATACGATATGATAGGATATTCGATAAAGAAAAAATATAAACGGATAATCTTTGCGAGAACAGCACTTGAAATCAAGAGTTCGGTAGGTGCCATTCCAATTGAAATGAACGGTTTAATTCAGCATGAAAATTATTTCTTAAACCTATTAATGGCAAAAAGTTTTGCGTATTTTGAACCTAAGACTGAATGGATTGAGAGAAATCCGTTTAAATGA
- a CDS encoding Two component regulator three Y domain protein, producing the protein MKNIITFVLTVLTSFVMLAEVSSSDKAVLIKLYNTTQGNNWKAKWDLNAPVNTWYGIKLDGDKVVSIDLRNNNLVGELPAEIVSLVDLQELNLHKNKLSGFIPRDLGNLKKLKVLDLSFNQIEGAIPSSISKLNNLKQVELYMNRLSGELPAQIGNLQQLEVLSLFNNEIEGQIPNSLYEIKTLKTLLLNSNMMVGKLSPKIAELTKLENLSLFENKFEGQVPFELEKLNQLKEMNISYNKFSGLTSRRLAVLDTLNMTMVNDKGVAVLLDIAMEIQRPLVSEQ; encoded by the coding sequence ATGAAAAATATAATCACCTTTGTATTAACTGTTTTGACATCTTTTGTAATGCTAGCAGAAGTGTCTTCATCTGATAAAGCAGTATTGATAAAGTTATACAATACAACCCAAGGGAATAATTGGAAAGCTAAATGGGATTTAAATGCGCCAGTTAATACTTGGTATGGTATAAAATTAGATGGCGACAAAGTTGTTTCGATTGATCTAAGAAACAACAATTTAGTTGGTGAATTACCTGCTGAAATCGTTTCGCTTGTTGACTTACAAGAATTGAATTTACATAAAAATAAACTTTCAGGTTTTATTCCTCGTGATTTAGGTAATTTGAAAAAATTAAAAGTTTTAGATCTTTCATTTAATCAAATCGAAGGTGCGATACCTTCTTCGATTTCAAAATTAAATAATTTAAAACAAGTTGAATTGTATATGAATAGATTGTCAGGTGAATTACCAGCTCAAATTGGTAATCTTCAACAACTAGAAGTTTTATCTTTATTTAATAATGAAATTGAAGGACAGATTCCAAATTCGCTATATGAAATTAAGACTTTAAAAACATTGCTTTTAAATAGTAATATGATGGTGGGTAAATTAAGCCCAAAGATTGCCGAATTAACTAAATTAGAAAATTTAAGTTTGTTTGAAAACAAGTTTGAAGGGCAAGTGCCTTTTGAATTAGAGAAATTAAATCAACTTAAAGAAATGAATATTTCATATAATAAGTTTAGTGGTTTAACTTCAAGAAGATTAGCAGTTTTAGACACTTTGAATATGACGATGGTTAATGATAAAGGTGTAGCAGTTCTTTTGGATATCGCAATGGAAATCCAAAGACCTTTGGTTTCGGAGCAATAA
- a CDS encoding Crp/Fnr family transcriptional regulator: MTLILENIAKQITLSAEEQVLFLSKIEVKQFKAKTILQQSGTVCKNSYFVNSGILRSFNINDNIVEYIMSFACSGWWISDMYSLLSQKPGNLFIEVLEDAEVVVLSKENQEILYREIPKLERFFRILIENSLVANQERLMGNLSLSAEERFEKFQNKYQDLQYRIPQKQIASFIGVTPEFFSKMKSRILKK, from the coding sequence ATGACGTTAATCCTCGAAAATATTGCCAAACAAATCACGTTATCAGCTGAAGAGCAAGTGTTGTTTTTGTCGAAAATTGAAGTCAAACAATTCAAAGCCAAAACAATCTTGCAACAAAGCGGTACGGTTTGCAAGAACTCCTATTTTGTCAATTCGGGGATTTTAAGAAGTTTCAATATCAATGATAATATTGTAGAGTATATTATGAGTTTTGCCTGTTCGGGCTGGTGGATTAGTGATATGTACAGTTTGCTTTCGCAAAAACCAGGCAACTTATTTATCGAAGTACTTGAAGATGCCGAAGTAGTCGTGCTTTCGAAAGAAAATCAAGAGATTTTATACCGTGAAATTCCTAAACTAGAACGTTTTTTCAGAATCTTAATCGAAAATTCTTTGGTTGCCAATCAAGAACGTTTAATGGGCAACCTCAGTTTATCTGCCGAAGAACGTTTCGAAAAATTCCAAAACAAATACCAAGACCTACAATACAGAATCCCACAAAAACAAATTGCTTCATTCATTGGTGTAACTCCTGAGTTTTTTAGCAAAATGAAATCCCGAATATTGAAAAAGTGA
- a CDS encoding GNAT family N-acetyltransferase: MTATINMDADNRRGAFEIVIDKKVVAKMTFVFAGPAKFIIDHTEVNPEYNGKGFGKILIQKAIGFAKDKNSKIIPLCPFAKAYFEKHPELNNVLVS, encoded by the coding sequence ATGACTGCAACAATCAACATGGATGCCGACAATAGAAGAGGTGCTTTTGAAATTGTTATTGATAAAAAAGTAGTAGCAAAAATGACCTTTGTTTTTGCAGGACCCGCCAAATTCATTATTGATCATACAGAAGTTAATCCCGAATACAACGGCAAGGGTTTTGGAAAAATATTGATTCAAAAGGCTATTGGCTTTGCCAAAGATAAAAACTCAAAAATCATCCCTTTATGTCCTTTTGCGAAAGCATATTTTGAAAAACATCCTGAACTAAATAATGTTTTAGTATCATGA
- a CDS encoding DUF983 domain-containing protein: MGHTIFHLFKNECPICHKGKIFNEKTPFLKLGFPKMHTNCSHCHFKYEKEPGYFFGAMYINYGLTVAQSIATYFIAQFFFKETFDLRIIPIIAFVIIGLASFNIRFSRLLWFYMFKGYSV, encoded by the coding sequence ATGGGACATACAATATTTCACCTTTTCAAAAACGAATGTCCAATCTGTCATAAAGGAAAAATTTTCAATGAAAAAACTCCTTTTTTAAAACTTGGTTTTCCTAAAATGCATACGAATTGCTCTCACTGTCATTTTAAGTACGAGAAAGAACCGGGATACTTTTTTGGTGCCATGTACATAAACTATGGTTTGACTGTCGCACAATCCATTGCGACCTATTTTATTGCTCAATTTTTCTTTAAAGAAACCTTTGACTTAAGAATTATTCCCATCATTGCATTCGTCATCATAGGATTAGCTTCTTTTAATATTCGTTTTTCAAGATTGCTGTGGTTTTATATGTTCAAAGGATATTCAGTTTAA
- a CDS encoding diacylglycerol/lipid kinase family protein has protein sequence MKKNILLVVNPVSGGLEKTDYIQAVNDFVATKEINLVLYYTTDIDDILKIRELYDEYKPERIIIAGGDGTIKLVGDAVAHKDVVLGILPVGSANGLAVELDLIRTIEENLEIALFNDYLEIDMVVINHKKSLHLSDIGLNAELIKNYKKSKIHGKWGYFAQAFRTLVNAPKPFHVIIETARTTIDTEARMIVIANAQKYGTGVVINPLGTLNDGKFELVILKKINLGVISNIVMGRMPLGHKDIEIISTDSATIKTNIPVGFQIDGEYVGNENELTISISSDKIKVAIP, from the coding sequence ATGAAAAAGAATATCCTATTGGTTGTGAATCCTGTATCAGGAGGACTAGAAAAGACTGATTATATTCAGGCGGTTAATGATTTTGTTGCCACCAAAGAAATTAATCTAGTGCTTTATTACACAACAGATATTGATGATATTTTAAAAATCAGAGAACTGTATGACGAGTATAAGCCTGAACGAATTATTATTGCAGGAGGTGATGGTACTATTAAATTAGTAGGTGACGCTGTAGCGCATAAAGATGTAGTTTTAGGAATATTGCCTGTAGGTTCAGCAAATGGTTTAGCTGTCGAATTGGATTTGATACGAACCATTGAGGAAAATTTAGAAATTGCCCTTTTTAATGATTATCTAGAAATTGATATGGTTGTGATTAATCATAAAAAAAGCTTACATCTAAGTGATATTGGGTTAAATGCTGAATTGATTAAAAATTATAAAAAAAGTAAAATTCACGGTAAGTGGGGCTATTTTGCGCAAGCTTTTCGAACTTTAGTCAATGCACCAAAACCATTTCATGTAATAATAGAAACGGCACGTACAACCATAGATACCGAAGCCAGGATGATTGTAATTGCCAATGCGCAAAAGTATGGAACTGGAGTGGTAATTAATCCATTAGGAACACTCAATGACGGTAAATTTGAACTGGTGATTTTGAAGAAAATAAACCTAGGAGTAATTAGTAATATTGTTATGGGGAGGATGCCATTAGGGCATAAAGATATTGAAATCATTTCTACGGATTCAGCAACAATAAAAACGAATATTCCAGTTGGGTTTCAAATTGATGGAGAATATGTTGGCAATGAAAATGAATTGACAATTTCCATTTCATCAGATAAAATTAAAGTAGCTATTCCTTAA